A genome region from Acidobacteriota bacterium includes the following:
- a CDS encoding serine/threonine-protein kinase: MQPDRWADANRLFHAALDRPSEDRDAFLDEACAEDAALRDEVATLLVFHDRADAFLDAAAIDQAVEGQQVGPYRLVREVGRGGMGVVYLAEDTRLGRMVALKALPAAWAGDPARRERLRHEARAAAMLSHPGVATIYALEEIDGRLHLVSEFVRGETLREELLHGPVPLPVVIETGLGLAEALAAAHDRGVVHRDLKPENVLRATDGRVKIVDFGVAGLGPSPDGRPASGTPAYMSPEQRRGERVDYRSDLYALGIVLHELACGVHPFAASEERVPLDIPGPHAAALDAVIARCLAENPADRYQVTDDIVADLTAASPRPGLGAAHAIPAAAAPSAGVSTALWWWQFHQIFITAGYGVLLYFLWLTRPWSTSPMGQSLIFVAVVGALGAGILRVHLWFTLRSFPDDWFGQRQRAGMWIRLADAALGVTALAAGVMYGAEHPRAGALFVGSAVAILVAFAIIEPATTRAAARQFEPPAR, translated from the coding sequence ATGCAACCCGATCGCTGGGCCGACGCCAACAGGCTGTTTCACGCGGCGCTCGATCGGCCGTCCGAAGACCGCGACGCGTTTCTCGACGAGGCGTGTGCCGAAGATGCGGCCCTGCGTGACGAGGTGGCGACGCTGCTGGTCTTTCATGATCGGGCGGATGCGTTTCTCGACGCGGCGGCAATCGACCAGGCGGTCGAAGGACAGCAGGTCGGGCCGTATCGCCTGGTCCGTGAAGTGGGACGGGGCGGGATGGGCGTCGTCTATCTGGCCGAGGATACGCGGCTCGGCCGTATGGTCGCGCTCAAAGCGCTGCCTGCCGCGTGGGCCGGCGACCCCGCGCGCCGTGAGCGGCTTCGGCACGAAGCGCGTGCAGCGGCGATGCTGTCGCATCCGGGCGTCGCCACCATCTATGCGCTCGAAGAGATCGACGGCCGTCTCCACCTCGTTTCCGAGTTTGTTCGAGGCGAAACTCTGCGCGAGGAACTGCTGCATGGGCCGGTGCCGCTTCCCGTGGTGATCGAGACCGGCCTCGGGCTTGCCGAGGCTCTCGCCGCCGCCCACGACCGTGGGGTCGTGCATCGCGACCTGAAACCGGAGAATGTGCTGCGGGCCACCGATGGGCGGGTGAAGATTGTCGATTTCGGCGTCGCGGGTCTGGGTCCGTCGCCCGACGGCAGGCCCGCCTCCGGCACACCAGCCTACATGTCTCCGGAACAACGTCGCGGCGAGCGCGTGGACTATCGATCGGATCTGTACGCGCTCGGCATCGTGCTTCACGAGTTGGCGTGCGGCGTGCACCCCTTCGCCGCGTCTGAGGAGCGGGTGCCGCTGGACATCCCCGGGCCGCACGCGGCCGCCCTTGATGCCGTTATCGCGCGGTGCCTGGCTGAGAATCCGGCGGATCGGTACCAAGTCACCGACGACATCGTGGCTGATCTGACCGCCGCCTCCCCCCGTCCGGGACTTGGGGCGGCGCACGCGATTCCGGCCGCGGCCGCGCCATCGGCAGGCGTCTCGACCGCGTTGTGGTGGTGGCAGTTCCACCAGATCTTCATCACCGCTGGATACGGCGTTCTCTTGTACTTCCTCTGGCTGACTCGCCCGTGGTCGACAAGCCCGATGGGGCAGTCGCTGATCTTCGTGGCCGTCGTTGGCGCGCTCGGCGCCGGTATCCTGCGTGTGCACCTCTGGTTCACATTGCGGTCCTTTCCGGATGACTGGTTCGGCCAGCGGCAACGCGCCGGGATGTGGATTCGCCTGGCCGATGCCGCGCTCGGAGTGACGGCCCTGGCTGCCGGCGTGATGTATGGCGCTGAACATCCGAGGGCAGGAGCCCTCTTTGTCGGATCCGCCGTGGCGATTCTCGTGGCGTTTGCGATCATCGAGCCGGCGACGACCCGCGCGGCCGCCCGGCAGTTTGAGCCCCCGGCCCGCTAG
- a CDS encoding ECF-type sigma factor encodes MSPDQVDAVSPLAEELYQELRRLAHGYLRRERARSVQATELVHEAYLRLLKDKRPQWQNRTHFLAIAAISMRRLLVERARARSAAKRGGHQVQVTLEDGLLSTDAQSLDLVALDRALVDLARLDPHHARVVELRFFGGLTVEETAEALHLSPATVKRHWTIAKAWLMRELRTGRDA; translated from the coding sequence ATGTCACCTGATCAGGTCGATGCGGTGTCGCCGCTGGCGGAGGAGCTCTACCAGGAACTTCGCCGCCTGGCTCACGGCTACCTGCGTCGCGAGCGCGCCAGAAGCGTGCAGGCCACTGAACTGGTCCACGAGGCCTATCTCCGGCTTCTGAAGGACAAGCGTCCCCAGTGGCAGAATCGCACGCATTTTCTGGCCATCGCCGCAATCTCGATGCGGCGGCTGCTCGTCGAACGCGCGCGTGCGCGTTCGGCCGCCAAGCGTGGTGGCCATCAGGTTCAGGTCACGCTCGAAGACGGCCTGTTGAGCACTGACGCGCAGTCGCTCGATCTGGTGGCCCTCGATCGTGCGCTCGTGGATCTCGCCCGCCTGGACCCGCATCACGCCCGCGTCGTTGAGCTCCGCTTCTTCGGAGGGCTGACCGTTGAAGAGACCGCCGAGGCCCTCCACCTGTCGCCGGCGACCGTCAAGCGCCACTGGACGATTGCAAAGGCCTGGCTCATGCGCGAGCTGCGGACCGGGAGAGATGCGTGA
- a CDS encoding 6-phosphofructokinase: MAVKRVGVLTSGGDASGMNAAVRAIVRTGLDRGLEVWGIYEGFRGLIEGGDKIRPLSWNSVGGIIHRGGTIIGSARSERFRSKDGRLKAARNLVAAGIDSLIVIGGDGSLTGADVFRREWPDHISAISGEHPLAADFPSPCGQLTIVGLVGSIDNDFIGTDMTIGADTALHRITEAIDAICSTASSHQRTFIVEVMGRHCGYLALMGTIATGADAALIPECPPTSDDWSERLVAGIKAGREAGRRDAIVVLAEGATDHDGEIITSARLLGLLEKGLGEAVRVTVLGHVQRGGSPSAFDRNLGTRMGHAAIETLLGGHAEAQSQVIGIRGNRVVRIPLAECVAQTRDVNEKLAARQFESALALRGRSFNDSVATLNTLLRALPHPVQEGQRRFRVGVMHAGAPAPGMNTAVRAAVRLTLDQGHRVFGIRRGFAGLAAGDIHDMNWMSVNGWAGMGGAELGTGRVVPAGSDLYAIARAIDEHGLEALLVVGGWEAYESVHRLFEERPNFPAFNLPIVCLPATIDNNLPGTELSIGADTALNNIVGAVDKIKQSAVAERRCFVVEVMGKRCGYLALMGGLATGAERVYLHEEGVTLQTLETDVRMLIAGFTQGKRLGLMIRNEDANTVYDTVFMGKLFEQEGGHLFDVRQSILGHLQQGGDPSPFDRIQATRLARLAVEFLIREIERSGHAASFVGSIEGQVEFHSFEDYTRMIDAPNRRPKNQWWLDLRNVNDALAQPAPRATA; this comes from the coding sequence GTGGCGGTGAAGCGAGTCGGCGTGCTGACCAGCGGCGGCGATGCCTCCGGCATGAACGCGGCCGTGAGGGCCATCGTGCGCACCGGCCTTGACCGCGGCCTGGAGGTCTGGGGCATCTACGAGGGCTTCCGCGGCCTGATCGAGGGCGGAGACAAGATCCGGCCGCTGTCGTGGAACTCGGTTGGCGGCATCATCCACCGTGGCGGCACGATCATCGGATCGGCCCGCTCGGAACGGTTCCGCTCGAAGGACGGCCGGCTCAAGGCCGCGCGCAACCTGGTGGCCGCCGGCATCGACAGCCTCATTGTGATCGGCGGGGACGGCAGTCTGACCGGAGCGGACGTGTTTCGGCGCGAATGGCCCGATCACATCAGTGCCATCAGCGGTGAACATCCGCTCGCCGCCGACTTCCCCTCACCGTGCGGTCAGCTCACCATCGTCGGCCTGGTGGGTTCGATCGACAACGACTTTATCGGCACCGACATGACCATTGGCGCCGACACGGCGCTGCATCGGATCACCGAGGCGATCGACGCCATCTGCAGTACCGCCTCGAGCCATCAGCGGACGTTCATTGTGGAGGTCATGGGCCGGCACTGCGGATACCTGGCGCTGATGGGCACGATTGCCACGGGCGCCGATGCCGCGCTGATTCCAGAATGTCCGCCGACGTCGGACGACTGGAGCGAACGGCTTGTCGCCGGCATCAAGGCCGGTCGCGAGGCGGGCCGGCGCGATGCCATTGTGGTGCTCGCCGAAGGCGCTACGGATCACGACGGTGAGATCATCACGAGCGCCCGTCTGCTCGGCCTGCTGGAGAAGGGCCTGGGGGAAGCCGTGCGGGTGACGGTCCTCGGCCACGTGCAGCGTGGAGGATCGCCGAGCGCGTTCGACCGGAACCTCGGGACCCGGATGGGGCACGCCGCCATTGAGACGCTGCTCGGCGGGCATGCCGAGGCGCAATCCCAGGTGATCGGCATCCGGGGTAATCGCGTCGTTCGGATTCCGCTCGCCGAGTGCGTCGCGCAGACGCGCGACGTCAACGAGAAGCTGGCGGCGCGGCAATTCGAGAGCGCCCTGGCTCTCCGGGGACGGAGCTTCAACGATTCGGTGGCGACTCTGAACACGCTGCTGCGGGCCCTCCCCCATCCCGTGCAGGAAGGCCAGCGCCGGTTCAGGGTCGGCGTGATGCACGCGGGGGCGCCGGCGCCGGGCATGAATACCGCCGTGCGCGCCGCTGTCCGGCTCACGCTGGATCAAGGCCATCGGGTCTTCGGCATCCGACGCGGTTTCGCGGGACTGGCGGCGGGCGACATCCACGACATGAACTGGATGAGCGTCAACGGATGGGCGGGTATGGGCGGCGCGGAACTTGGGACCGGCCGAGTCGTGCCGGCCGGATCCGATTTGTACGCCATCGCCCGCGCCATTGACGAGCACGGCCTCGAGGCCCTGCTGGTCGTCGGCGGCTGGGAAGCCTATGAATCGGTGCACCGCCTCTTCGAAGAGCGGCCCAACTTTCCGGCGTTCAATCTCCCCATCGTCTGCCTGCCGGCCACCATCGACAACAACCTGCCTGGCACCGAGTTGAGCATCGGCGCCGACACGGCGCTCAACAACATCGTCGGCGCGGTCGACAAGATCAAGCAGTCGGCGGTGGCCGAACGCCGGTGCTTCGTCGTCGAAGTGATGGGCAAACGATGCGGTTATCTCGCGCTGATGGGCGGACTGGCTACCGGTGCCGAACGCGTGTACCTGCACGAAGAGGGGGTGACGCTCCAGACCCTCGAGACCGACGTCCGCATGCTGATCGCGGGGTTCACCCAGGGGAAACGGCTCGGGCTTATGATCCGCAATGAAGACGCCAACACCGTCTACGACACCGTATTCATGGGCAAGCTGTTCGAGCAGGAGGGCGGCCATCTGTTCGACGTGCGCCAGAGCATCCTCGGCCACCTCCAGCAGGGCGGAGATCCCTCCCCGTTTGATCGCATCCAGGCGACCAGGCTCGCACGCCTGGCGGTCGAGTTCCTGATCCGCGAAATCGAACGATCTGGCCACGCGGCGTCGTTTGTCGGGTCGATCGAGGGCCAGGTCGAATTCCACTCGTTCGAGGACTACACGCGTATGATCGACGCGCCGAACCGGCGGCCGAAGAATCAGTGGTGGCTTGACCTGCGGAACGTCAACGACGCGCTGGCGCAGCCTGCGCCGCGCGCCACGGCGTGA
- a CDS encoding FKBP-type peptidyl-prolyl cis-trans isomerase, translating to MTRSHFRPIALLTCAAALVAVTAMPASARKQASQNPPVTTRPLPPPAPPDVAAPPADAEKTASGLATKVVTPGTGTAKPRLTEQVTINYTGWTTNGAPFDSSVVRGKPSMFPVNRVIPGFSEGLQLMVVGEKRRMWIPEALAYKGAEGKPKGLLVFDVELLAITEPPPPPAVPTVPADVAAPPADAKKTGSGLAWKELKPGTGTTHPKSYQTVTVHYSGWTTDGKLFDSSVSRGQAIAFPLDQVIPGWTEGVQLMVEGQKCRFWIPEDLAYKGQAGMPKGMLVFDVELIKIGK from the coding sequence ATGACACGCTCGCATTTCCGTCCCATTGCTCTTCTGACCTGCGCGGCCGCCCTCGTCGCGGTAACCGCCATGCCCGCGTCGGCGCGGAAGCAGGCTTCCCAGAATCCGCCGGTGACGACCCGGCCGCTTCCGCCCCCCGCTCCGCCAGATGTGGCGGCACCGCCGGCCGACGCCGAGAAGACCGCGTCGGGCCTCGCGACCAAGGTGGTGACACCGGGCACCGGCACCGCGAAACCGCGCCTCACCGAGCAGGTCACCATCAACTACACCGGATGGACCACCAACGGAGCGCCGTTTGACAGCTCCGTCGTGCGCGGCAAGCCCAGCATGTTTCCCGTGAATCGAGTGATCCCGGGATTCTCGGAAGGTCTCCAGCTGATGGTGGTTGGAGAGAAGCGCCGGATGTGGATTCCTGAAGCGCTGGCCTACAAGGGGGCCGAGGGCAAGCCGAAGGGTCTGCTCGTCTTTGACGTCGAACTGCTCGCCATCACAGAGCCGCCGCCCCCGCCGGCAGTGCCGACGGTGCCAGCCGACGTCGCGGCTCCGCCCGCAGACGCGAAGAAGACGGGCTCCGGCCTGGCGTGGAAGGAACTCAAGCCAGGCACCGGCACGACCCACCCGAAGTCCTATCAGACCGTCACTGTGCACTACTCTGGATGGACAACCGACGGCAAACTGTTCGACAGCTCAGTGTCGCGCGGCCAGGCCATTGCGTTCCCGCTCGATCAGGTGATTCCCGGCTGGACCGAGGGCGTACAGTTGATGGTCGAGGGCCAGAAGTGCCGATTCTGGATTCCCGAAGACCTGGCCTATAAGGGCCAGGCCGGGATGCCGAAGGGCATGCTGGTGTTCGACGTCGAGCTGATCAAGATTGGCAAGTAG
- a CDS encoding NYN domain-containing protein, translated as MASEERSLKIAVLIDFDNIEIGVKTTLNREFDVGAVLDAVKERGEVVTKVAYGDWKRVGDYSRLLTQHAVRMVQRNMTPGGDKNGADINLALDALEMAFTHAHINAFVIVGGDSDFISLVEKLKQYDRKVFVVGGRQFTAMVLQKNCTEFIAYENLIRQPSRRAAGVSQNRDRQAAAQPSSSHLQAAPVAKAFPLVTRALQLLTDREVTPQLGLLKSTLLQLDSTFSERDYGTSSFRDFADKLAEAGLVTLKSAGRSVLVELRESDGAAGAEMTESAPAEPEAAQAGTVAVDTEAPPVAAPETPQPQTSIIDGIQLLHRVLQTPGAIPRWPMYIRNVKQAMRAVDPNFDERRHGNLVEILRAVQRDGVVRMERDRQGVLRVFQGPQLRPVQAPPGSGDMTDVQAATMAGGGVTGDPNSRSVVDGDAPAALAADSVRAPALETTAPSEDEGQMSDVAVQAAAPESAGAKPRRRRKSDAAAPKDKTTAPRKPRTRTATPRKRKEPATE; from the coding sequence ATGGCCTCTGAAGAACGTTCGCTGAAGATTGCAGTACTGATTGACTTCGACAATATCGAGATTGGCGTCAAGACGACGTTGAACCGGGAGTTCGACGTGGGCGCGGTGCTCGATGCCGTCAAGGAGCGGGGCGAGGTCGTCACCAAGGTCGCCTACGGCGACTGGAAGCGCGTCGGGGATTACAGCCGGCTGCTGACGCAGCACGCCGTGCGGATGGTGCAGCGCAACATGACGCCCGGCGGCGACAAGAACGGCGCCGACATCAACCTGGCGCTCGATGCGCTAGAGATGGCGTTTACGCATGCGCACATCAACGCGTTTGTGATTGTGGGCGGCGACAGCGACTTCATCAGCCTGGTCGAGAAGTTGAAGCAGTACGACCGCAAGGTGTTTGTCGTCGGCGGGCGCCAGTTCACCGCGATGGTGCTCCAGAAGAACTGCACCGAGTTCATTGCGTACGAGAACCTGATTCGTCAGCCCAGCCGCCGGGCGGCGGGCGTCAGCCAGAATCGCGACCGCCAGGCTGCCGCGCAGCCCTCGTCCTCCCATCTGCAGGCCGCACCGGTGGCCAAGGCGTTTCCGCTGGTCACGCGCGCCTTGCAGTTGCTCACCGACCGCGAAGTGACGCCGCAGCTGGGCCTGCTCAAGAGCACGCTGCTGCAGCTCGACTCGACGTTCTCCGAGCGCGATTACGGCACCTCGAGTTTCCGGGATTTCGCTGACAAGCTGGCCGAGGCGGGTTTGGTGACGCTCAAGAGCGCTGGCCGCAGCGTGCTCGTTGAGCTGCGGGAGTCCGACGGCGCTGCGGGGGCGGAGATGACCGAATCCGCGCCGGCCGAACCAGAAGCGGCCCAGGCCGGGACCGTCGCGGTCGACACGGAAGCGCCGCCGGTCGCCGCGCCGGAGACACCGCAACCGCAGACCTCGATCATCGATGGCATTCAGCTGCTGCACCGCGTGCTGCAGACGCCGGGTGCGATTCCGCGGTGGCCGATGTACATCCGGAACGTCAAGCAGGCGATGCGCGCGGTCGACCCGAACTTCGACGAGCGGCGCCACGGCAACCTCGTCGAGATTCTGCGGGCGGTCCAGCGCGACGGCGTCGTCAGGATGGAACGGGATCGGCAAGGCGTCCTGCGGGTCTTCCAGGGACCGCAATTGCGGCCGGTGCAGGCGCCGCCAGGGTCGGGCGATATGACGGACGTGCAGGCCGCAACGATGGCTGGCGGCGGCGTCACGGGAGACCCGAACAGTCGATCCGTGGTCGACGGCGACGCGCCGGCGGCCCTTGCCGCCGACTCAGTCCGAGCCCCGGCACTCGAGACGACCGCCCCGAGCGAAGATGAGGGACAGATGTCGGATGTGGCCGTCCAGGCCGCAGCCCCAGAATCGGCCGGCGCGAAGCCGCGGCGCCGCCGAAAGTCGGATGCGGCCGCCCCCAAGGACAAGACCACCGCGCCCCGCAAGCCGCGGACGCGCACTGCCACACCCCGTAAGCGAAAGGAACCGGCTACCGAATGA